A window from Megalops cyprinoides isolate fMegCyp1 chromosome 8, fMegCyp1.pri, whole genome shotgun sequence encodes these proteins:
- the tshz3b gene encoding teashirt homolog 3b — translation MPRRKQQAPRRAAAYVPDELREAALLDEDVEADDSAAEEEPPVKYMCSEKDFLIKDGQGYQGSPAAEFSSHEMDSESHLSESSDRMSDFESASVKNEEEMAKEPLTTATPSEDAPQGPDSLEQMKAIYTSFLTNSYWSSLSLNLTQPATEKPQRSSSSSSSSSSSSCGSGSYDWHQSAVAKTLQQVSQSRLHPEPSLFSTVQLYRQSTKLYGSIFSGASKFRCKDCSAAYDTLVELTVHMNETGHYRDDNHETDSNGTKRWSKPRKRSLLEMEGKEDAQKVLKCMYCGHSFESLQDLSVHMIKTKHYQKVPLKEPVTPVAAKIISSARKRAPIELDLPSSPDSSAGTPKPSLTDTSDVLQKASNPYITPNNRYGHQNGASYAWQFESRKSQILKCMECGSSHDTLQELTAHMMVTGHFIKVTNSAIKKGKPIMESPPMPMPSTPAEEKVQSVPLAATAFSPPPVPPPTSISPKLSAEIKKEEKEVECTKEVGSKDKKMNDEEEEKFDISSKYHYLTEEDLEESPKGGFDILKSLENTVTSAINKAQNGAPSWGGYPSIHAAYQLPNIMKLSLGSGKNSPLKYMFTGGEVLSPTKSQPLISPPSSQTSPLPKNNFHAMEELVKKVTEKVAKVEEKMKEPEVKASPLRHATPSPCSSEAGESIRGDSPKERRAKTPESSGGSHKDPNSDTLAKESLENGTDSVKLPASTLCGSTAIITDHPPEQPFVNPLSALQSVMNVHLGKAAKPALPALDPMSMLFKMSNSLAEKAAVATPPVQTKKTEHLDRYFYHVNNDQPIDLTKGKSDKSCSLGSALLSSTSTSSSASPSSAVTTAKTSAVVSFMSNSPLRENALSDISDMLRNLTESHTSKSSTPTSLSERSDVEGATLEEAEESSPAQKRKGRQSNWNPQHLLILQAQFAASLRQTSEGKYVMSDLSPQERMHISRFTGLSMTTISHWLANVKYQLRRTGGTKFLKNLDSGHPVFFCNDCASQIRTPSTYINHLESHLGFRLRDLAKLSGDQLSSQIARHTKGLSEKLLSTPSPSPSPEDEGNGTSYQCKLCNRTFASKHAVKLHLSKTHGKSPEDHLLYVCEMEKQ, via the coding sequence CCTATGTTCCTGATGAGCTGAGGGAGGCTGCTCTGTTGGACGAGGATGTGGAAGCAGATGACTCAGCTGCTGAGGAGGAACCCCCAGTTAAGTACATGTGTTCAGAGAAGGACTTCCTCATCAAAGACGGCCAGGGCTACCAGGGGTCCCCGGCAGCCGAGTTCTCCAGCCATGAGATGGACAGTGAATCGCACCTCAGCGAGTCCAGTGACCGCATGTCCGATTTTGAGAGCGCTTCTGTGAAAAATGAGGAGGAAATGGCCAAAGAGCCCTTGACCACAGCCACGCCCAGTGAGGATGCTCCACAGGGTCCAGACAGCTTGGAGCAGATGAAGGCCATCTATACCAGCTTCCTGACCAACTCCTACTGGTCATCCCTTAGCCTGAATCTCACCCAGCCTGCCACAGAGAAGCCACAgcggagcagcagcagtagtagtagcagcagcagcagcagctgtggcagCGGCAGCTATGACTGGCACCAGTCCGCAGTGGCGAAGACCCTGCAGCAGGTGTCTCAGAGTCGGCTTCACCCTGAGCCCAGTCTCTTCAGCACCGTGCAGCTCTATCGCCAGAGCACCAAACTATACGGCTCTATCTTCAGTGGTGCCAGCAAGTTCCGTTGCAAGGACTGCAGTGCTGCGTACGACACTCTAGTTGAGCTGACAGTGCATATGAATGAAACTGGGCACTATCGCGATGATAACCATGAGACAGACAGCAATGGCACCAAACGATGGTCCAAACCACGCAAACGCTCCCTCctggagatggagggaaaagaGGATGCTCAGAAAGTCCTCAAGTGCATGTACTGCGGCCATTCTTTTGAGTCTTTACAGGACCTCAGCGTCCATATGATCAAGACCAAACACTACCAGAAAGTGCCTCTCAAGGAGCCCGTAACCCCTGTGGCCGCCAAAATTATCTCATCTGCCCGAAAGAGGGCACCCATAGAGTTAGACCTCCCCAGCTCCCCAGACTCCTCAGCAGGAACCCCGAAACCCTCGTTGACAGACACCAGTGATGTCCTACAGAAGGCCTCCAATCCCTACATCACCCCCAACAACCGCTATGGACATCAAAATGGTGCCAGCTATGCCTGGCAGTTTGAGTCACGGAAGTCACAGATCCTCAAATGTATGGAGTGTGGAAGCTCTCATGACACTCTGCAGGAGCTTACTGCCCACATGATGGTAACAGGCCACTTCATAAAGGTGACCAACTCAGCTATTAAGAAAGGAAAGCCCATCATGGAGTCCCCACCTATGCCCATGCCATCTACTCCTGCTGAGGAGAAAGTCCAGTCAGTGCCGCTGGCCGCCACTGCATTCTCCCCTCCACCTGTGCCCCCACCCACCAGCATCTCACCCAAGCTGTCTGCAGAGAtaaagaaggaggagaaagaagtgGAGTGCACAAAGGAGGTTGGCAGCAAAGACAAGAAGATGaatgatgaagaggaggagaaatttGACATCTCCTCCAAATACCACTACCTAACAGAAGAAGACCTCGAGGAGAGTCCAAAGGGGGGGTTTGACATCCTCAAGTCACTGGAGAACACTGTTACGTCAGCTATCAACAAAGCACAGAATGGTGCCCCCAGCTGGGGGGGTTACCCCAGTATCCATGCGGCATACCAGCTGCCCAACATTATGAAGCTTTCTCTGGGCTCAGGGAAAAACTCTCCGTTGAAGTACATGTTTACAGGAGGAGAGGTCCTGTCCCCCACCAAAAGCCAACCTCTGATCTCCCCTCCCAGCAGCCAGACCTCTCCTCTGCCCAAAAATAACTTTCATGCCATGGAGGAACTGGTAAAGAAAGTCACTGAGAAAGTGGCTAAAGTGGAAGAGAAGATGAAGGAGCCTGAGGTGAAGGCCTCCCCCCTGAGGCATGCCACACCCTCCCCCTGCAGTAGTGAAGCTGGGGAGTCAATTAGAGGGGACTCTCCCAAAGAAAGGCGTGCTAAAACCCCAGAGAGCAGTGGAGGCAGCCACAAAGATCCTAACAGTGACACCCTGGCTAAAGAGTCACTGGAGAATGGAACAGACTCTGTGAAGCTCCCTGCCTCCACTCTGTGTGGCAGTACTGCCATTATTACCGACCACCCACCTGAACAACCCTTCGTCAACCCATTGAGTGCACTTCAGTCTGTTATGAATGTGCACCTAGGCAAAGCTGCCAAACCAGCCTTGCCTGCACTAGACCCCATGAGCATGCTCTTCAAAATGAGCAACAGCTTGGCCGAAAAGGCTGCAGTCGCCACCCCACCCGTGCAGACCAAAAAAACTGAGCATTTGGACCGCTATTTCTATCATGTCAACAATGACCAGCCAATAGATTTGACGAAAGGCAAGAGTGACAAAAGCTGCTCTTTGGGTTCAGCTCTCCTGTCATCCACGTCGACTTCGTCGTCTGCCTCTCCCTCATCTGCTGTGACAACGGCAAAGACATCTGCAGTCGTGTCATTCATGTCAAATTCTCCACTGCGTGAGAATGCCCTGTCAGACATCTCTGACATGCTGAGGAACCTGACAGAGAGTCACACGTCAAAGTCCTCCACACCTACCAGCCTGTCGGAGAGGTCCGACGTGGAGGGCGCGACcctggaggaggcagaggagagctCCCCAGCCCAGAAACGCAAAGGCCGACAGTCCAACTGGAATCCCCAGCACCTGCTGATCTTGCAGGCTCAGTTTGCTGCCAGCCTACGGCAAACATCTGAGGGGAAGTACGTCATGTCAGACCTCAGCCCTCAAGAACGGATGCACATCTCCCGGTTCACCGGCCTGTCCATGACCACCATCAGCCATTGGCTGGCAAATGTCAAGTACCAGCTGAGGAGGACAGGTGGGACCAAGTTCCTGAAAAACCTGGACTCTGGTCACCCTGTGTTCTTCTGTAATGACTGCGCCTCCCAGATTCGTACCCCCTCCACATACATCAACCACTTGGAGTCACACCTGGGCTTTAGGCTGAGGGACCTGGCCAAGCTGTCCGGTGACCAACTCAGCAGCCAGATTGCACGGCACACCAAGGGCCTGTCTGAGAAACTGCTCTctaccccctccccatccccctcccctgAGGACGAGGGCAATGGCACCTCCTACCAGTGCAAGCTCTGCAACCGGACGTTTGCAAGCAAACACGCCGTTAAGCTACACCTCAGCAAGACCCACGGAAAGTCTCCTGAGGATCACCTCCTATACGTTTGTGAGATGGAAAAGCAGTAG